The Rhinoderma darwinii isolate aRhiDar2 chromosome 9, aRhiDar2.hap1, whole genome shotgun sequence sequence TAACGATAAAGTAAAAGTGATTGTGAAGCCGGATCTTCCCTTTAAGGGGGTTATCTGCCAACAACACCATATGATATGACCTACTAGGGCATGTTGAGCTAATCGAAGGAGATTGCCTAATCTGTAACCCCTCTATTAGttataggggtattcccatcttggacagttatggcatatcctgtggatatgccttaaatgtccCAGACGGTAATAGTCCTTTAAAGTTGCGAGCGAACCCAACAAACCAGAGGTGAAACATTTTAGAAAGACGATCTAAATTACACCCCGATTTCCACTACCacctcagccactgcactgaactCAAGAGTCTGGGGGACCAGTAATACACTGGGGCTATGTTCGTTTTGCATGAGCCCATACTCGTGGTCCGTTTCGGAATAGACCTCCAATGTCTCCGAGTTGATGGAATGCAATTGATTGTGGGATTTACCCAGCTCGGCGTCCTCTGTGCAACCAGCAACCAATATATTTTCCGAGCTCTCACCAACTTGCACTAACACCAGAGTATGCCCCGGCCCAgtttcctccactgtaaatgcTTCGGTACCCACAACCACATCTTTCTGCCCTTCATCTCTGTGACTGTGAAGATGGCGTTTTAGGCTGTGCTGAAAAGAGTAACCCATCCCGCACACATGGCAGCGGAATGGTTTTTCCTCTAGATGGGATTTAAGATGCCGCCGGAGCTTGGTGGCAATGGGGTAGGATTTGCCACAGTACTTGCAGAGGAATGGGCGATCACCTGTGTGTAGCCGCTCATGGGCTCGCAAGGTATGAGGGTCTTTTAATGCTTTTCCGCAGACCGTACACAAATGCATTTCCCCCGTGTGTATGATTAAATGGCGTTTAAGTTCAGGCTGCTGTGGGAATGCGTCTCCACAGTACTGGCATTTATAAGGCTTCTCACCGGTGTGTAGTCGTTGGTGGATCCGCAAATTCCCCCTGTGGCGGAAAGTGCTGCCGCATTCGGCACAtgtatatggcttctcccctgtgtgtatAAGCATGTGGTTGCGCAGTGAGCAGATGTTGGCCAGTTGCTTCTCACAGATGCCGCACTGCCGAAGGGTCTTCGCAACGTTTGCCTGGGGTATGCAATAATTCTTGCGATGAATGCGTAGGGTTGGTCGACGCGCAAAGCTCTTGCCGCAGTTCTCACAGCGATAAGGACGTTGTCCCGTGTGCAATACAGAATGCTCCTTTAGGTCACGCTGGGTGCCATATGCCTTGTCACACTGGGAACACTTGAAGGGACGTAGACCTCGATGACCTAGTAAATGAGCTTTGAAGCTCTCCTCGGAGCAGTATTCCTTCCCACACTCTGGGCATAGGAATGGTTTGAGCCCGGAGTGTATGAAGCTGTGTCTCTTTAAATGACCCAGTTGGAAGAAACTTTTGTTGCAATCTTTACAATGGAATCTGCGTTCCGGTTGTTCCTTTGGTTTTATTCTTTTAGTCTCATTCCCTTTCTTCAGATTTTCTAGAGGATCCTCCAGTCTGGGCACCTTCACTTTTTTTCCTGGAGCACCAGAGCGTTTCCTCTTGGTAGTTCTTCTATCTTGGTCAACAGATGGTTTTGCTTCTTGGGCCTCTGTCCTGTCCTCTCTCACGTTTGTCTTTCTTCCTGTCAAAATATCACTGGTTTTCTTCTTATTCTCTGTGCTTTTGGGCTTATTAGTCCTTTTGTTTTTTACTAGTGTCTCATTTTGAGACTTTGCAGTACTGGACTTGCCAGAAGTCATCTGTTTCTTTACACCGTTCACATCATCTGACTctgtaaaaaataatacattcataTAAGTAAGCGGTGATCATAGTATATACCTTATTAATGATGGCGGATTTATTACACCATTACTTATAGGGGCATTCAGGTTTTAGGTCAATAGAGTACAATCCTTCTATAATCAAAATTtacgcaactttctaatatacttcgtATCTAAATTCCTCCACATTTTCAAGTTCTCGGTTTGCATTCAGTGGATGAAAACGAAATTTACAAAAAGttccaggtt is a genomic window containing:
- the ZNF408 gene encoding zinc finger protein 408 isoform X2; this translates as MNSLISEPVDCTQDAVWKVLRDLPCGLALGPSMSRDGLGLWCVGRPLPNGAVIPSSSPVSEDEEGPTSLPRRECWWLRFIRRSAKHENITFCRLRGILHLQATTSIPLGSELLLPLEEHVVCNEDNEDTTPCAPNSAIDPSVRYSVQLVAETDDDGQAQQIKEILSNTKPPLLSLPPEVLVATPQPKCSTSAGRSELEATAGTAEQEEAVSPLIPEPEGAKLSINTELSGDILPCTPTEETECAQIHSLKTQNTESDDVNGVKKQMTSGKSSTAKSQNETLVKNKRTNKPKSTENKKKTSDILTGRKTNVREDRTEAQEAKPSVDQDRRTTKRKRSGAPGKKVKVPRLEDPLENLKKGNETKRIKPKEQPERRFHCKDCNKSFFQLGHLKRHSFIHSGLKPFLCPECGKEYCSEESFKAHLLGHRGLRPFKCSQCDKAYGTQRDLKEHSVLHTGQRPYRCENCGKSFARRPTLRIHRKNYCIPQANVAKTLRQCGICEKQLANICSLRNHMLIHTGEKPYTCAECGSTFRHRGNLRIHQRLHTGEKPYKCQYCGDAFPQQPELKRHLIIHTGEMHLCTVCGKALKDPHTLRAHERLHTGDRPFLCKYCGKSYPIATKLRRHLKSHLEEKPFRCHVCGMGYSFQHSLKRHLHSHRDEGQKDVVVGTEAFTVEETGPGHTLVLVQVGESSENILVAGCTEDAELGKSHNQLHSINSETLEVYSETDHEYGLMQNEHSPSVLLVPQTLEFSAVAEVVVEIGV
- the ZNF408 gene encoding zinc finger protein 408 isoform X1 gives rise to the protein MIFPKDIICVRTISGCMNSLISEPVDCTQDAVWKVLRDLPCGLALGPSMSRDGLGLWCVGRPLPNGAVIPSSSPVSEDEEGPTSLPRRECWWLRFIRRSAKHENITFCRLRGILHLQATTSIPLGSELLLPLEEHVVCNEDNEDTTPCAPNSAIDPSVRYSVQLVAETDDDGQAQQIKEILSNTKPPLLSLPPEVLVATPQPKCSTSAGRSELEATAGTAEQEEAVSPLIPEPEGAKLSINTELSGDILPCTPTEETECAQIHSLKTQNTESDDVNGVKKQMTSGKSSTAKSQNETLVKNKRTNKPKSTENKKKTSDILTGRKTNVREDRTEAQEAKPSVDQDRRTTKRKRSGAPGKKVKVPRLEDPLENLKKGNETKRIKPKEQPERRFHCKDCNKSFFQLGHLKRHSFIHSGLKPFLCPECGKEYCSEESFKAHLLGHRGLRPFKCSQCDKAYGTQRDLKEHSVLHTGQRPYRCENCGKSFARRPTLRIHRKNYCIPQANVAKTLRQCGICEKQLANICSLRNHMLIHTGEKPYTCAECGSTFRHRGNLRIHQRLHTGEKPYKCQYCGDAFPQQPELKRHLIIHTGEMHLCTVCGKALKDPHTLRAHERLHTGDRPFLCKYCGKSYPIATKLRRHLKSHLEEKPFRCHVCGMGYSFQHSLKRHLHSHRDEGQKDVVVGTEAFTVEETGPGHTLVLVQVGESSENILVAGCTEDAELGKSHNQLHSINSETLEVYSETDHEYGLMQNEHSPSVLLVPQTLEFSAVAEVVVEIGV